The following proteins are co-located in the Candidatus Planktophila lacus genome:
- the argF gene encoding ornithine carbamoyltransferase: MKDLLRTADLSRADVDLLLNTAAEFAKNPLRSQDCLKNKSVAIYMTKPSTRTRLSSETAVAHLGGTPIFIRGDELQLGRGETIADTAKIISGYCDALIIRTFAQSDVDELGANASIPVINALTDDDHPTQLLADWLTIRETFGSDIKDRKFVYLGDGNNMSHAWLTMGAIMGAHVVAATPDGKWAPSPDVVEQAKKIAEKTGAKIEVTNDPEAASKGASVLYTDVWMSMGDPEAERAEKIKVLAPFAVTDNLMALTEKDSVFMHCLPAHRGEEVAASVIDGPKSVIWREAYHRRTTIQALLYHLTRGELAGN, translated from the coding sequence ATGAAGGACTTGCTGCGCACGGCTGATTTATCGCGAGCCGATGTTGATTTGCTGCTAAACACTGCAGCCGAATTCGCCAAGAACCCACTTCGTTCTCAGGATTGTCTAAAGAACAAATCCGTTGCGATTTATATGACAAAGCCTTCAACTCGTACTCGCCTCTCATCTGAAACAGCAGTTGCCCACCTTGGCGGTACTCCAATATTTATTCGCGGAGATGAACTGCAATTAGGACGCGGTGAAACTATTGCCGATACCGCAAAGATAATTAGCGGATATTGCGATGCTTTGATCATTAGAACATTTGCGCAATCTGATGTCGATGAACTTGGAGCCAACGCTTCAATTCCTGTAATCAATGCGCTAACTGATGACGATCATCCAACTCAGTTGCTTGCTGACTGGTTAACGATCCGCGAAACATTTGGAAGCGATATCAAAGATCGAAAATTTGTTTACCTCGGCGATGGAAACAATATGTCTCATGCCTGGTTAACGATGGGCGCAATTATGGGCGCACATGTTGTTGCTGCAACGCCTGATGGAAAATGGGCGCCAAGTCCTGATGTAGTTGAGCAAGCGAAAAAGATCGCTGAAAAAACTGGTGCAAAGATTGAAGTAACTAACGATCCCGAGGCAGCATCTAAGGGTGCAAGCGTTTTATATACCGATGTTTGGATGTCTATGGGAGATCCCGAGGCAGAGCGCGCAGAGAAAATTAAGGTGCTAGCACCATTTGCTGTTACAGATAATTTGATGGCACTGACCGAAAAAGATTCAGTCTTCATGCACTGCTTGCCAGCGCACCGCGGTGAAGAAGTAGCAGCTTCCGTGATCGATGGGCCGAAGTCGGTCATTTGGCGCGAGGCCTATCACCGCCGCACAACTATTCAAGCCCTGCTCTATCACCTCACCCGCGGAGAACTCGCAGGTAATTAG
- a CDS encoding pirin family protein, which translates to MPAVTVSDITVLPRVTDAPNSRARRVKSITTAPQGFEGEGFPVRRAFAGVDLAELDPFIHLDQMGEVEYAPGEPKGTPWHPHRGFETVTYIIDGIFDHKDSNGGGGTISNGDTQWMTAGGGILHIETPPEHLVMSGGLFHGFQLWVNLPAEKKWLPPAYQDVRANDVALLSSADGGSLIRVIAGELDGHVGPGTTQTPITLIHATVAPGAELRLPWRKDYNALVYTIAGHGFVGDENRPVQMGQLTVFGDGDSIVVRAANNQETRSPNLELFILGGQPIKEPVAWMGPFVMNTKREVLQAFEDFQKGLLGSIPAIYKEDAKRPQSGQTLNRTDKLSGDVKAADVLDVHNAPTELQEK; encoded by the coding sequence ATGCCAGCAGTTACCGTAAGTGACATCACCGTTCTACCTCGCGTCACCGATGCGCCAAATTCACGTGCACGTCGCGTAAAGAGCATCACGACCGCGCCACAAGGTTTTGAAGGTGAAGGCTTTCCGGTTCGTCGCGCATTCGCAGGCGTTGACTTGGCAGAACTCGATCCATTTATTCACTTAGATCAAATGGGCGAAGTTGAATACGCGCCAGGTGAACCTAAGGGAACCCCATGGCACCCACACCGCGGATTCGAAACAGTTACATACATTATTGATGGAATCTTTGATCATAAAGATAGCAACGGCGGCGGCGGAACAATTTCAAACGGTGACACACAATGGATGACAGCCGGCGGCGGAATTCTTCACATTGAAACTCCACCAGAGCATTTGGTAATGAGCGGTGGTTTATTTCACGGTTTCCAACTCTGGGTAAATCTTCCTGCAGAAAAGAAATGGTTACCACCTGCCTATCAAGATGTGCGTGCAAATGATGTCGCACTTTTATCTAGCGCAGATGGTGGATCACTTATTCGCGTTATCGCAGGTGAACTCGATGGACATGTTGGTCCCGGCACAACACAAACACCAATTACTTTGATTCACGCAACTGTTGCACCTGGTGCAGAACTTCGCTTGCCATGGCGTAAGGATTACAACGCACTTGTTTACACAATCGCAGGCCACGGCTTTGTCGGCGATGAAAACCGTCCAGTACAGATGGGTCAGCTAACTGTCTTCGGCGATGGTGATTCAATCGTTGTACGCGCTGCAAATAACCAGGAAACTCGTTCACCAAACCTTGAACTATTTATTCTCGGTGGCCAACCAATCAAGGAACCTGTTGCTTGGATGGGGCCATTCGTAATGAATACCAAGCGCGAAGTGCTGCAAGCATTTGAGGATTTCCAGAAGGGTTTACTTGGCTCAATCCCTGCGATTTATAAGGAAGATGCCAAGCGCCCCCAGTCAGGACAAACACTGAACCGCACCGACAAACTCTCCGGAGACGTAAAGGCTGCCGATGTCCTGGACGTCCATAACGCTCCAACCGAGCTGCAAGAGAAGTAA
- the smpB gene encoding SsrA-binding protein SmpB, which produces MVKEVGRKLIAQNKKARHDYSIEDVFECGIVLTGTEVKSLRAGRASLIDGYATVENGELWLAGVHIPEYTQGTWTNHDVRRKRKLLVHLQEIKKLHIKIKEGGVTLIPLQLYFNNGKAKIEIAVARGKKAHDKRDSLMERQASREVEREISRRRSGKDQ; this is translated from the coding sequence GTGGTGAAAGAAGTAGGCCGCAAACTCATCGCGCAGAATAAGAAAGCGCGTCATGACTATTCAATTGAAGATGTTTTTGAATGTGGCATTGTCCTAACTGGCACCGAAGTTAAATCACTTCGCGCAGGGCGTGCTTCCCTTATTGATGGTTATGCAACCGTTGAAAATGGCGAACTCTGGTTAGCCGGTGTTCATATCCCGGAATACACCCAAGGAACTTGGACTAATCACGATGTCCGCCGCAAACGAAAGCTGCTTGTGCATTTGCAGGAGATTAAGAAACTGCACATAAAGATCAAAGAAGGCGGAGTAACTCTCATTCCTTTGCAGCTTTACTTTAACAATGGCAAAGCCAAGATCGAAATAGCCGTTGCTCGCGGCAAGAAAGCGCACGACAAGCGCGATTCACTTATGGAACGCCAAGCAAGCCGCGAAGTTGAACGCGAGATTTCTCGTCGTCGATCAGGAAAAGACCAGTAA
- a CDS encoding GNAT family N-acetyltransferase, with protein sequence MIWWPSEIPTLQYGRVTLRPPAESDVEQIFEACQDPLIPRFTTVPAEYTMAHALDYVQRVPASLELHREFPFIIEFGVGDDKEFAGVVSLHTISLDNHRAEIGYWMHAPMRGKGIGTIAAKMITNYGFLTMGFRRIEAAVDLDNHASQKLLMSSGYNKEGILRQRVTRSDGSQIDMVELAVLASEWDELK encoded by the coding sequence ATGATTTGGTGGCCAAGTGAGATTCCTACTCTCCAATATGGTCGCGTCACCCTGCGTCCGCCAGCGGAATCTGATGTTGAGCAAATATTTGAAGCCTGCCAAGATCCGCTAATTCCCCGATTCACCACGGTCCCGGCCGAATACACCATGGCTCACGCCCTGGATTACGTTCAACGTGTTCCGGCTTCGCTTGAACTACATCGTGAGTTCCCGTTCATAATCGAATTTGGCGTCGGAGACGACAAGGAATTTGCAGGCGTTGTCTCACTCCACACAATCAGCCTAGATAACCACCGCGCAGAAATCGGTTACTGGATGCACGCTCCGATGCGCGGAAAAGGTATCGGCACAATCGCTGCCAAGATGATTACCAACTATGGATTTCTAACGATGGGCTTTCGCCGCATTGAAGCAGCTGTTGATTTAGATAACCATGCTTCGCAGAAGTTGTTAATGAGCTCCGGCTATAACAAAGAGGGAATTCTCCGTCAGCGCGTTACACGCTCTGACGGAAGTCAGATCGATATGGTTGAACTCGCAGTTCTTGCTAGCGAATGGGATGAGTTAAAGTAA
- a CDS encoding NAD(P)(+) transhydrogenase (Re/Si-specific) subunit beta yields the protein MNRTMYDLIGLAAGVCFILALKGLSHPKTARRGNLIGALGATIATLVVFAYNAPLNNLGWIIGAIAVGSLIGVPAARKVQMTQMPQLVALFNGVGGGAAALVAIVEYLALGADASTAVVIFTVFTVVVGCVSFSGSIITFLKLQELMTTRPVVFPGGRFVIAATLAAVFGVSGWVVVELGTTPLLVLAALSLLFGVLFVLPVGGADVPIVISLLNAFTGLTVAASGYVLDSTLLIIAGTLVGASGTILTRLMADAMGRSLFGTLFGAFTAKPQDVSAAGEERPVRSGSPDDVAILLNYARRVVIVPGFGLAVAQAQHTVRELADLMISKGIDVAYGIHPVAGRMPGHMNVLLAEANVPYDQLAEMDEVNPTFGQTDVAIVIGANDVVNPAAQTTPGCPIYGMPILEVSNAANVIFLKRSMRPGFAGIENELLYDPKTMLLFGDAKASLTKVVSALKAL from the coding sequence ATGAACCGCACTATGTATGACTTAATCGGTCTCGCCGCTGGCGTCTGCTTCATCCTTGCTCTCAAAGGTTTATCTCACCCAAAGACTGCCCGTCGTGGAAATCTAATCGGTGCACTCGGCGCAACGATTGCAACCTTGGTTGTCTTTGCCTATAACGCACCACTTAATAACCTTGGTTGGATCATCGGTGCAATCGCAGTCGGTTCGCTAATTGGTGTGCCGGCAGCGCGCAAGGTTCAGATGACTCAGATGCCACAACTGGTTGCGTTATTTAATGGTGTTGGCGGCGGTGCCGCAGCGCTCGTTGCAATTGTTGAATATCTTGCCCTTGGCGCTGACGCTTCAACAGCAGTCGTTATCTTTACCGTCTTCACCGTAGTAGTTGGTTGCGTCTCTTTCAGCGGTTCGATCATTACCTTCTTGAAGTTGCAAGAGTTAATGACAACGCGTCCAGTTGTTTTCCCTGGTGGAAGATTTGTAATTGCCGCAACGCTAGCCGCAGTATTCGGAGTTTCAGGTTGGGTTGTAGTTGAACTCGGCACTACTCCGCTCTTGGTTTTAGCGGCACTTTCACTGCTATTCGGTGTTCTCTTCGTGCTTCCAGTTGGTGGCGCAGATGTGCCGATCGTTATCTCGCTACTTAACGCCTTTACTGGTCTAACAGTTGCAGCAAGCGGATATGTTCTTGATTCAACTCTTTTGATCATTGCGGGAACACTCGTTGGCGCATCCGGAACAATATTGACGCGCTTGATGGCCGATGCGATGGGACGTTCGCTCTTTGGAACTCTCTTCGGTGCATTTACTGCCAAGCCACAAGATGTATCTGCTGCTGGCGAAGAACGTCCAGTGCGTTCTGGTTCACCGGATGACGTAGCTATTCTTCTTAACTACGCACGTCGCGTGGTTATCGTTCCTGGTTTCGGTTTAGCTGTTGCACAAGCACAGCACACCGTGCGCGAACTCGCTGATTTGATGATCTCTAAGGGCATCGATGTTGCCTACGGAATCCACCCAGTTGCAGGTCGTATGCCAGGACATATGAACGTACTTCTCGCTGAAGCAAATGTTCCTTACGATCAATTGGCTGAAATGGATGAAGTAAACCCAACCTTCGGTCAGACAGATGTTGCGATCGTTATCGGCGCAAACGACGTCGTTAACCCAGCAGCGCAGACAACACCTGGTTGCCCAATTTACGGAATGCCTATCTTGGAAGTTTCTAACGCTGCAAATGTTATTTTCTTGAAGCGTTCAATGCGTCCAGGCTTTGCGGGAATTGAGAACGAACTTCTCTATGATCCAAAGACGATGTTGCTCTTTGGTGATGCGAAGGCTTCGCTAACCAAAGTTGTTAGCGCGCTCAAGGCGCTTTAA
- a CDS encoding Re/Si-specific NAD(P)(+) transhydrogenase subunit alpha, giving the protein MRVAVPLEVKTGEKRVALVPDIINKLTRLGYEVVIQSGAGDNSQGTDAAYAAAGASVVKGDVLAGADVVLSVQPLTPAQMATLKSGAVTISFLSNVTAVDSIEAAIKAGVTAFSLELVPRISRAQSMDALTSQALCAGYRAVLVGAEMSPRFFPLLMTAAGTVTPAQVLVLGAGVAGLQAIATARRLGAVVSAYDVRPSSADEVKSMGATFIQLELESLEGAGGYAREMTEERAAKQRELLTPYIAKSHVVITTAAVPGRTAPRLMTQAMIDAMEPGTVIVDLAAETGGNVEGSKPGEVVVTSGGVRIWGGKDVPSQLPFHASSLYSRNVVNLLTLMTTGTKDDAPVALNLDFADEIINASAVTHGGQRRDPSAGGAK; this is encoded by the coding sequence ATGCGTGTAGCCGTCCCATTAGAAGTTAAAACTGGAGAAAAGCGCGTAGCGCTAGTTCCTGACATCATCAACAAGTTAACTCGCCTCGGATATGAAGTAGTTATCCAATCAGGCGCAGGAGATAACTCGCAGGGTACCGATGCTGCATATGCCGCTGCGGGTGCCTCTGTAGTTAAAGGCGATGTCCTTGCCGGAGCAGATGTTGTTCTCTCTGTTCAGCCGCTAACACCAGCGCAGATGGCAACGCTAAAGAGTGGTGCAGTCACAATTTCATTCCTATCTAATGTCACCGCCGTAGATTCAATTGAGGCTGCAATCAAAGCTGGCGTCACCGCATTTTCACTCGAATTAGTTCCACGTATCTCACGCGCTCAATCAATGGATGCGCTTACTTCACAAGCTTTGTGCGCTGGATATCGCGCAGTTCTTGTTGGCGCAGAGATGTCACCACGATTCTTCCCACTCTTGATGACTGCAGCCGGAACCGTTACACCTGCACAGGTCTTAGTTCTCGGAGCAGGCGTTGCAGGTCTACAAGCGATTGCAACTGCTCGTCGCTTGGGCGCAGTTGTCTCTGCATACGATGTTCGTCCATCTTCAGCTGATGAAGTTAAATCAATGGGTGCAACATTTATCCAACTCGAACTTGAATCACTCGAAGGCGCTGGCGGTTATGCGCGCGAGATGACAGAAGAACGCGCTGCAAAGCAACGCGAACTTCTAACTCCTTACATCGCAAAGTCACATGTTGTTATTACAACTGCTGCAGTTCCTGGTCGCACTGCGCCGCGTTTGATGACGCAAGCGATGATCGATGCCATGGAACCTGGCACAGTAATTGTTGATTTAGCTGCCGAGACTGGTGGAAACGTAGAAGGTTCAAAGCCTGGCGAAGTAGTTGTTACCAGCGGCGGAGTTCGCATTTGGGGCGGTAAAGATGTACCGAGCCAACTGCCATTCCACGCCTCAAGTTTGTACTCACGAAATGTCGTTAACTTGTTAACTTTGATGACGACTGGAACAAAAGATGACGCACCAGTTGCGCTAAATCTCGACTTTGCAGACGAAATAATTAATGCATCGGCGGTTACTCATGGTGGCCAGCGACGCGACCCAAGTGCAGGAGGAGCCAAGTGA
- a CDS encoding NAD(P) transhydrogenase subunit alpha: MDAMAIVSIFVLAVFVGFEVVSKVSSTLHTPLMSGANAIHGVILVGAIIVADHSKTTLELSLSVVAIILATINMIGGFVVTDRMLEMFKGNKKGADK; the protein is encoded by the coding sequence ATGGATGCAATGGCGATCGTCTCAATCTTCGTACTAGCAGTATTTGTGGGATTTGAAGTTGTTTCAAAGGTTTCCTCAACACTTCACACACCTCTTATGTCAGGTGCCAACGCGATTCACGGCGTTATCTTGGTCGGTGCGATCATCGTCGCCGATCACAGCAAAACAACGCTCGAACTATCTCTCTCTGTAGTCGCGATAATCCTTGCAACTATCAACATGATTGGTGGCTTTGTCGTTACCGATCGCATGCTCGAAATGTTTAAGGGAAATAAGAAGGGAGCAGATAAATGA
- the ftsX gene encoding permease-like cell division protein FtsX, protein MRAGFLLSEVRIGLRRNLTMTFAVIVTTAISLSLLGIGLLSNAQVNAMKDYWYDKIEVSVYLCGSLSESPSCSGGVVTPEQRLAIKSDLDALPVVQSTFYESQSEAYTRFQERFKDSAIAQNVTADQLPESFRVKLKDPTQFAVVVSAFSGRPGVDVVQDQRTILEKFFKLLNVLRNGALLVGLFSVLTAGLLISNTLRIAAFNRRRETGVMKLVGASSWSIQLPFLLEGIFSALIGWGFATGLLAGLKTVVDSKVAPLLTFTNFFGWNEVWIASAWLLLAGFTVSTIASLITLRRYLKV, encoded by the coding sequence ATGCGCGCAGGATTCTTATTAAGCGAAGTCCGTATTGGGCTACGCCGTAACCTAACAATGACCTTTGCGGTCATTGTTACTACTGCGATCTCACTTTCCCTTCTAGGTATTGGGTTACTTTCAAACGCCCAAGTTAATGCGATGAAAGATTATTGGTATGACAAGATCGAAGTATCTGTTTACTTGTGTGGATCTTTATCTGAATCTCCAAGCTGTTCTGGCGGTGTAGTAACTCCCGAACAACGCCTTGCGATTAAATCAGATCTAGATGCACTTCCTGTTGTTCAGAGTACTTTCTATGAATCACAATCTGAGGCATACACACGTTTCCAAGAGCGCTTTAAGGATTCTGCAATTGCTCAGAACGTAACTGCAGATCAATTGCCTGAGTCATTCCGCGTTAAGTTGAAAGATCCAACCCAGTTTGCAGTTGTTGTTAGCGCATTCTCGGGTCGTCCTGGCGTAGATGTTGTTCAGGATCAACGCACAATTTTGGAGAAGTTCTTTAAACTTCTAAATGTATTGCGTAACGGCGCACTTCTTGTTGGTCTCTTCTCAGTGCTAACTGCCGGTCTTTTGATATCAAATACCTTGCGTATTGCAGCATTTAACCGCCGCCGCGAAACCGGGGTTATGAAACTCGTTGGTGCATCTTCTTGGTCTATCCAACTTCCATTCTTGCTCGAAGGTATTTTCTCAGCCCTCATTGGCTGGGGATTTGCGACCGGCTTGTTGGCAGGGCTAAAGACTGTGGTTGATTCCAAAGTTGCCCCACTTCTTACCTTCACCAACTTCTTTGGTTGGAATGAAGTCTGGATCGCATCTGCTTGGTTACTACTAGCAGGATTCACCGTTTCTACTATTGCCTCACTGATCACGCTCCGCCGTTACCTCAAGGTTTAA
- the ftsE gene encoding cell division ATP-binding protein FtsE — protein MIRFENVTKLYSGQERPALDTVSLEIVKGEFVFLVGLSGSGKSTFLRLILREERPSQGVIHVAGKDLGQLPNHKIPDLRRQVGTVFQDFRLLQNKTISENVAFTLHVLGYSKKEIAREVPEVLELVGLEDKADRMPTEISGGEQQRVAIARAYVSRPAIIIADEPTGNLDPATSVGIMKLLDRINREGTTVLMATHDAGIVDQMRKRVIELDAGHVIRDQVRGVYGYTG, from the coding sequence GTGATTCGTTTTGAGAATGTGACGAAGCTTTACTCAGGTCAAGAACGACCTGCGCTAGACACAGTGAGCCTAGAAATTGTTAAGGGAGAGTTCGTCTTCCTTGTTGGTCTTTCAGGTTCAGGTAAATCAACTTTCCTTCGTTTGATCTTGCGTGAAGAGCGACCATCTCAGGGCGTCATCCACGTTGCTGGAAAAGATTTAGGGCAACTTCCAAATCACAAGATTCCAGATCTGCGTCGCCAAGTTGGAACTGTTTTCCAGGATTTCCGTTTGCTACAGAATAAAACAATTTCCGAAAACGTCGCCTTCACTTTGCACGTCCTTGGTTATTCCAAGAAAGAGATTGCTCGCGAAGTACCAGAAGTTCTTGAACTCGTTGGTTTGGAAGATAAGGCAGATCGCATGCCAACCGAGATTTCAGGTGGAGAACAACAGCGCGTGGCAATTGCCCGCGCATATGTGAGCCGCCCGGCGATCATCATCGCCGATGAACCAACCGGAAACCTTGATCCAGCAACATCTGTTGGAATCATGAAGTTGCTCGATCGCATTAATCGCGAAGGCACTACTGTTTTGATGGCTACCCACGATGCCGGCATTGTGGATCAGATGCGCAAGCGCGTCATCGAATTAGATGCAGGCCACGTTATTCGTGACCAGGTTCGCGGCGTCTACGGATACACGGGCTAG
- a CDS encoding rhodanese-related sulfurtransferase, which yields MNPQKVLLYYGFTPIADPVAIQLWQKNLCEALNLKGRILISPAGINGTVGGDIDDLRKYVKYTKKYPGFKKIGFKWSQGTGNEFPKLYVAVKKELVAFDNPDEIKVDEKGVVGGGQHLRPEQVHELVKERGDDVVFFDGRNQFEAKIGKFKNAIVPDVDTSRDFVREIESGKYDHLKEKPVVTYCTGGIRCEILSVVMKNRGFKEVYQIDGGIVKYGEKFADDGLWEGSLYTFDSRMAIDFSTKTKVIGECEICQAPSKIFRNCRTKTCHELILLCDSCNDLPASTKCTHDQSKVRDSEMVG from the coding sequence ATGAATCCGCAGAAAGTCCTTTTGTACTATGGCTTCACACCCATAGCTGACCCTGTCGCGATTCAACTCTGGCAGAAAAATCTCTGTGAAGCGCTAAACCTAAAGGGCCGCATTTTGATTTCTCCAGCAGGTATCAACGGAACCGTCGGTGGCGATATTGATGATCTTCGCAAATATGTGAAGTACACAAAGAAGTATCCGGGCTTTAAGAAGATCGGATTTAAATGGTCGCAAGGCACCGGCAATGAATTCCCAAAACTCTACGTTGCAGTGAAGAAAGAACTCGTCGCATTCGATAACCCTGATGAAATTAAAGTTGATGAAAAGGGCGTTGTCGGCGGAGGTCAGCATCTTCGCCCAGAACAAGTTCACGAGCTAGTTAAAGAACGCGGCGATGACGTTGTCTTCTTCGATGGTCGCAATCAATTTGAGGCCAAGATCGGCAAGTTTAAAAACGCAATTGTTCCTGATGTTGATACCTCACGTGATTTCGTGCGCGAGATTGAAAGTGGAAAGTACGACCACTTGAAGGAAAAGCCAGTCGTTACTTACTGCACCGGCGGAATCCGCTGCGAAATCTTGTCAGTTGTTATGAAGAACCGTGGCTTTAAAGAGGTTTACCAAATCGATGGCGGAATCGTTAAATATGGTGAGAAGTTTGCTGACGATGGCCTCTGGGAAGGCTCGCTCTACACCTTTGATTCACGTATGGCGATCGATTTCTCAACTAAGACCAAGGTCATCGGTGAGTGCGAGATCTGCCAGGCGCCTAGCAAGATCTTCCGCAATTGCCGCACTAAGACCTGCCACGAACTGATTCTGCTCTGCGATTCTTGCAACGACCTGCCTGCAAGCACCAAGTGCACGCACGATCAATCTAAAGTGCGCGACTCCGAGATGGTTGGCTAA
- a CDS encoding GNAT family N-acetyltransferase, with protein MILRPMQIEDIDDLLQYQSNPEIVRYIPWPPRTIEQVKKAAEETIATGKFDLKEDNDFIVLVWELKSTGQVIGQSNMGLISKINKASNIGWVTHQDFQRQGYAFEATKALLGYAFKNFDLHRVIADIDTRVPESAALAEKLGMRREATYLDGEFFKGEWCDMWLYAILKREFQA; from the coding sequence TTGATCCTTCGGCCAATGCAGATAGAAGATATTGATGATCTTCTGCAATATCAATCAAACCCCGAGATAGTCCGATACATCCCTTGGCCACCTAGAACGATCGAACAAGTGAAAAAAGCTGCAGAAGAAACTATTGCCACAGGAAAGTTTGATTTAAAAGAAGATAACGATTTCATCGTTCTCGTCTGGGAACTGAAGAGCACAGGTCAAGTTATTGGCCAATCAAACATGGGACTTATATCAAAGATAAATAAAGCATCAAATATTGGTTGGGTAACTCATCAAGATTTCCAACGCCAAGGTTATGCCTTTGAAGCAACTAAGGCGCTTCTTGGCTATGCATTTAAAAACTTTGATTTACATCGCGTTATTGCAGATATCGATACTCGAGTTCCTGAATCGGCAGCGCTTGCTGAAAAATTAGGTATGCGTCGCGAAGCAACGTACCTAGATGGAGAGTTCTTTAAAGGCGAATGGTGCGATATGTGGCTATATGCGATTTTAAAGAGAGAATTTCAGGCTTAG
- a CDS encoding HNH endonuclease signature motif containing protein, whose product MSTAAEIATSIGPLDENTFQKDFQAQALASDLDITSKVTELLNSMPGIKTLSELVSIDPGKLSPSSRIDYLTALERQTAWLQALMQRAIIAVAGNDPSVANGQEPFFGVDEAEREDVSTALRLSAGTAQSRIDVARTLVNHLPNTCSALATGDISLAHANVIAKETAAAIRDGLTEFQIFEVEQRAIAHAEFHTPAQVASQVRTSLARIAPETFEDTVARARDTRRVSCYNDSDGMSTVVAILPAADAQVVMNAIESFIRLASADIENKDGSVSAKDARNTDMKRADALTAIAAASLSASPVTPHRRPISINVTIDLPTLLGLAENPGQLNGYGAIPASVARELASDGKWIRFITDPQTGNLLDYGRESYEPPQALKDFLIARDRTCRFPGCRRSAALSDLDHAQSWEEGGSTSAENLGALCRRHHRLKTHDGWSVTSHGDGSCTWVSPLGKKFFTPARSIHDAV is encoded by the coding sequence ATGTCTACCGCCGCCGAGATCGCAACTTCTATCGGGCCGCTGGATGAAAATACATTTCAGAAAGACTTCCAAGCTCAGGCTCTGGCTTCAGACCTAGATATAACAAGCAAAGTTACTGAACTTTTAAATTCCATGCCAGGGATCAAGACTCTCTCCGAATTAGTTTCAATCGATCCTGGCAAACTTTCGCCCAGTTCGCGTATTGATTACTTAACAGCGCTAGAACGCCAAACCGCTTGGCTTCAGGCTCTGATGCAACGGGCAATCATTGCTGTGGCTGGAAATGATCCAAGCGTCGCAAATGGTCAAGAACCATTCTTTGGCGTTGATGAAGCAGAACGTGAAGATGTTTCTACTGCCTTGCGCCTTTCCGCAGGAACTGCCCAATCTCGTATAGATGTTGCGCGAACTTTGGTAAATCACTTACCCAATACTTGCTCAGCTTTAGCAACCGGCGATATTTCTCTCGCACATGCAAATGTAATTGCCAAAGAGACCGCAGCTGCAATTCGTGATGGACTAACTGAGTTTCAGATTTTTGAGGTAGAGCAGCGCGCTATTGCCCATGCAGAATTTCACACTCCAGCCCAAGTTGCCAGCCAAGTACGCACTTCTTTGGCGCGGATCGCTCCAGAAACTTTTGAAGATACGGTCGCACGGGCACGTGATACTCGTCGAGTTTCTTGTTATAACGATAGCGATGGAATGTCTACAGTCGTAGCAATCTTGCCTGCCGCGGATGCGCAAGTAGTAATGAACGCGATCGAGAGCTTTATCCGTTTAGCCAGCGCCGATATTGAAAACAAAGATGGATCTGTTAGCGCTAAAGATGCAAGAAACACAGATATGAAGCGCGCGGATGCACTAACAGCAATCGCTGCAGCCTCACTTTCTGCTTCTCCTGTTACACCTCATCGCCGTCCGATATCAATAAACGTCACAATCGATCTTCCAACGCTGCTCGGTCTTGCTGAAAACCCAGGACAGTTGAATGGTTACGGGGCAATTCCTGCATCGGTGGCTCGCGAATTGGCTTCCGACGGAAAATGGATTCGTTTTATAACCGATCCACAAACAGGAAATCTATTGGATTACGGTCGGGAAAGTTATGAACCTCCGCAAGCGCTGAAAGATTTCTTAATTGCTCGAGACCGCACTTGCCGATTTCCGGGATGTCGAAGATCGGCAGCGCTCTCAGATTTGGATCATGCACAAAGTTGGGAAGAAGGGGGGTCTACTTCGGCGGAAAATTTAGGAGCGCTGTGTAGGCGACACCATCGATTAAAAACTCATGACGGTTGGAGCGTAACTAGCCATGGCGATGGTTCCTGCACTTGGGTATCTCCACTTGGAAAGAAATTCTTCACACCAGCACGTTCTATACATGACGCCGTTTGA